The nucleotide window AAACATGGAGAagaaatatccatccatccattttcttcagcCAATCAAAGTCAGGGTCGCGGGAAGGCAACAGGTTAGGTACTCGACAGGGCCAACAcagaggctacgtccacactagcccggatagatttgaaaacgctgttttcatctgaaaacgctccgcatTCACATTGTccttttcagtcgttttcacagagttgtgcgtccacaccgaaaacgcttacgttccagtactgcgcatgcgtaaaacgcaagaagattcgacctgcctcatttctgtctgccgcttATTTGCcgctctttgaaacgtcgcggtaaaatgtcgaggaaaagcaccgagttttttaaatggactaacaataaggcgttttcaaaacgctgcgtttttcATGAgtgaaaacgccgtctcagtgtggacgggaggccaaaacaaaaaagaaaacgatgcattttcaaataaaaacatatcagtgtggacatggccagagacaaccattcacaccaatGGCCAATTTACACACTAACTGCaggtctttggactgtgggaggaagctgcagTACCCAGAAAGAACGCATgcaggagaacatgcaaactccacatagaAAGGCTCGGGTcagatggtgaaagaagaaacatGTATTTCTAATTTGAATGGGCATATAAATGCACCTAAGAGTCAGTGTTGACCCCGCTGTCCTCTCAGTTTGGGAAACTTGAGCGTTAGCACATTACCATTAAGATGAAAAGCTCACAACACATGCAGATGGACTGGTTTcctactctcccagagcactcaAAGAaatttatacaacatgcctcattcacacaaacacttctgtgcttaagtgctttctatctaccATTCAGGAGTCTATCAGAGAGCAACTCAGGGTCACTATCTTGCCCAAGTATGCAGGCTGGAGCAGCCAggaattgaaccaccaaccttccaaacAGTAAATGACCTCCTCTCCTCCTGAACTACAGCCAGTCAGCACGATAAAgggccatccatccattcatccattcatccatccatccatccatccatccatccaccatccatccatccatccatccatccatcatccatccatccatccgtccatccatccatccatccatccgtccatccgtccatccaccatccatccgtccatccatccatccatccatccatccatccaccatccatccgtccatccatccatccatccatcatccatccatccatccatcatccatccatccatccatccatccatccatccatccatcatccatccatccatcatccatccatccatccatccatccaccatccatccatccatccgtccatccgtccatcatccatccatccatccatccatcatccatccatcctcaaaCATGATCAGGGCTACTTCCTTTCATCCATCGTCCATCCTTTACAGGGAACTTGAATCAGTGGCAGCATTCTCTGAGGTAAGATTACCTGCCAGAAGTCAAAGGACGCCAGTTGTGTCGAATTTTGGGTGATTTTTGACCAATCTTTGACATTTAGTGCTCACATCAAGTTTCTGGGCCGCtctcattttttccttttaagaaATATTGCTAAACTCCGAGAGCAAACTGGAGATGCTTGTGCACGCTGCCTCCAATCGTTGTGTCAAAGTGCTGCTCTGAGGCTTTCATTGCCTGTTTTCTGTCCTCCACTCAGTTGGGCACCAAATGAACCAATAGCTGGTTTTCTGTCGACCAGCCTCCGCCGTTTGTGACTCATTAACTCTGTCCAGTCATATGACTTCCAGCTGCTGTCAGATCATATCCTGATTTCTCAAGGACTGTCTCCTGTCCCCCCATAATGATTGACTTTGGTTAGGACAGATGAGTCAGAACAGCCAGTCAAGGCCATTGCAACATCCGGAGAGTGGACGACATTACAAAGTGGACATACGCTGTGGACTTCGTTAACCTAATTGGGATTTTGGAGAGGGCACTTTCACCACCTGATGTGACCATCACGTATGTCTTCACATGTTTGagacgtgcacacacacagaaatcatACTGTATACTCCATCACTCCACAGAACACCTTTTTATTTCAAAAGTCAAAAAAAACCCAGTAACAATAAGACTTGACTACAGTTAAGACTTCTTTTCCTACCATGTTTAAGCAGCAGTGGAAAAACTTTGGTGatacacagacataaacatacAAAGATAACTTAAAtacattactttttaaatacTTTGGCTGATCATGTAAATATTCACAGGTGCCCATGATGCTCACGGTGAAGCCGTGTGGAAGGCACTGACATCTTCGAACACATTCGCAGACAGCAACATTTACATAAGTACATCGGGGCTTTTCAAAAGTCCATTACAAGGAGCAAAATTCACGTTGTGACAAACGTTCCACAGACATGCATTAAAGTGCTTTCCTGTGATTTAAAGAAGATCGGGTGTCTCTCAGatggaaaacaagcaaaaacaaaccaactcaGATGTGCCTGTTTGTAACAGAAACACTGCTAACCTCAAATCTGCCTGATTGGCCCTGGACGCTTGCTCTGTGCGGACGTATCAGCGGTCATGGACAGTTTGCTCATACAGCCCAACATGAAGCAATGTCTGATGTCACAAGAATACACTGCGTTTAAACAAAAGACGTTACAATAAAGGGAGCAGGAGCACAGCGATCCAGAGCGCAGATCAAACACAGGAGATAAGTTTCCTGGTAGGCTAGcagcgcaaacacacacacacagacatgtatcgtgtgtgtgtgtgtgtgtttgagagagtgtgtgtgtgagagagacattCTGAAAAGTACAGAAATCAACCAGGTTGTTTTAGCGTTTGAAAAGCCTTTTAATGATCGGTCACGAGACACTGATTAGCTCCATTACAGCAGAGAGAGTTGCACCTCAACAAGCCTTTGAACAGATTAAGACCTCTGATTATTAGACCTGTGACCTCACAGCCCCCACAATTACAGACAGATTAGCAAAAAAAGAGACTAAATGCAAACATGTAAAAAAGCAGAAAGACATCAGGCTATAAAAGAAGCACACACTGTAAAGTCGATTTGTCAAGTACTACCAGGTATTTGGTGATTTTAAACTAACATCAGTAATAACCAGATATCGCTCAGTAGCCTGTCTCCTTCAATAAGACATAAAGAGTAGCCAAACATATAGTACAGACTTGGAATCGAGAAATTAAATatatgttttacagtttttgtaaGGTTTAACCCAATTGTAGGACTCTTGATGAGGAAACCTCGCTTATTTTCAGTCCATCGTCTGCCCACCACTTTGGACATGAATATAAATAGAGTGAGAAATGTTAGGACTTGTGTTTTTGCTATTTTGTGTACATATTTGAAACTGGGCACTGCTGCACCTAACATTTTGGTTGCTCTGGTCCCTCATTAGAAACCAGCAATGTAGTCGTAAAGATTTTGGCCATCATCTCAGGACTAATTTAAACCCATTTAGCCACATTAAGGCTGTTTTGCCAACTGTAACACGTAGCTGACCTTTTCTTATTCAGTCTTCCTAAAAAAGACTTTTCTTCACACAGTTGGCATCGAAGACTTGACTCATCAGCAGACTGCAGGCTTGTACAGCCTCCACTTTAATGAAATACAAAGGAAAACATTTAGGAAGAAATACACTCATGTGCACAATCAGTAGCAGTTTTCACAGAACTCCTTCAGCTGACTTTGTGTGATTGGTCCCAGAGCATAGGACGTCCATCGAAAGGAATGTAAAGAACGTCAAATGaacatttgtgtttttggttttatgtGATCGATCTATAACTGAAAGCAAATATCGAGCCACTGAAAAACATCAACAGTAACATCTTCTTCCAGACCAAGAGCCCACATCGCTCTGTTAAAACTACTCGACAACACTGTAACTATGGGAACATGGGCTTATTTTTACCCTTTGCCAACCCTTTAGTGTCTGCACGTTTGCGTATTTCGCATTAGTGCCGCAGACAGCGGGAGACTTGGAAAGCCCCTCAGCCCCCACCTACCCCTCACATTGGGACTGAACCATTAGGTTTATTAAACTGCTGTCAGTCCAAAGTCCCGACTTCCACAGGGAACTTATGAATCACGTGAAAAGGCTAATATTTCAGACTTGGCTTCCAGCAGGGAGAATGGCAGCAGCGGCGTGACAGAGGACTGATCCATGACTCCAAAGTTCACGGTGCTGTGATAGCCAACCAGCCACTGTAGCTCAGAATTGAAAGTGATACTTAGGGGAGTCAGTTTGTTTGCATtccatccaaagcaacagatGCTGACcctcttcttttccttttcctctctctgtggTTAAGTCTTGCTGAATGATGagttcacagttcaactggaaACTTGCGATCTGCTCCAGTGGTGTCAGTGTTCAAACTGAAATTGCATGTGAGTCCAAAATTAAGACAAAGGGGGGcacagaaaagaggtaaaagggTTCACTGGGTCGCCGACGAGTTCTCTAGGAATACATTGGTTCTGACAGGGCTCCAGCTCACGCTGCAGCTTGAAATCCACATTAATGGCTTAAGTGTTTGATCAGTGAGCGGCAGGATAACCACTCCTGCGGAGGTCAGTGGGCAGATAGGACCAGGCTGCTGGATGGTGTTGAAGACAAGCCTTCATTCTTATATTAACAGGATTTAAACATCAGCCTGAGATCTCTTGGCTTCTTTTGAACGTTCCAGAGGAAGATTCAGAAAGACATCACTAACCCTCAAAGCCAAACTTTCTCATGATGGTGGGAGAAATCAGTTCAGGGGCTTGAAAGAAGATTCAATCAGTCctgatttaaagtttaaatccATATATTGTGCACAAAAAGTAGAAGCAACAGTCATCTAAGGTAGGTATAATAAAAGTTGTGTACTACATCAAACTCTAATGCAATAACTATCAGTAATACATtaagaaacaataaataaatggagCAATAGATAGACTTGCTGTGGCTATTTGAAGGTTTTATCGAAGTCATCCAAAACTGTGGGGGCTCCTGGGATTAATGGGAGAAGAGTCTTCTCTGCCACTCTGGCCAATAAGCTGATAGAGCCTATGGCTGAGGTTCTGCACTTGACAGGTTCCCAGGACGCAACCCACCCGCATCAGTTTGGGATGGTGGTTGTTGTGACCCCCTCGTGAGTGGGCATGGCGACGAGCTCTCGGTGCCCGTCGCTCAACCTGCAAAGCCTCGGTGGACCGCGCCCACGCCAAGGCCAGGGAGGCTGTTCTTGCTCCTGATGCCAGTGGCTGTTTCATGAATCCAGGCAGCCGGTTTGGGGATCGGCTCGGGGCTGAAGATGGGACCGTGCTGATGGTCTGGCTTTCTGCAGCGGGAGCGTTATCATCTTTCTGGCCAATGAGTTTATTGAGGACATCCAGCCTGAGGAGAAAAGAGACGTCAGGTGAAAAGCTGTTCTACAGAAGTGAGTGGGATTCAGACTGCACGACTGAAAGTGCATAGCTGAACAGTAAATTAGTGTTTGGATATTTCAGCAGAAAGAGCACCAGAAAAGTAAAACAACTCAGTAAAATGCTACTGTGCAGATTTCAAGATGTTTACGAGACAGTTTTGCAGCTAGCATGCTAGTTTGTGCTAACAAAAACAGCTAACAGCTAAGCCATCAGGAGTTTCTGTTTGTCCAGCTAATTCCAAAAATACCAACTGTGCTAACCATGCACTCCCATGATTGTTAGCATGATCGAGGGCAATGCTAATTCTGTGGACATCTAATTAGAGGTGTAAAGCAATTtggtaaataaatattttatgctAGCTTCTGAACACCGCACACAGCATCCTTCAGCATCTGTATCCTTACAGGACAAGAAAACCTATAAACATGAAAGCCGTGAAGGATCACCCCatccaaaatgtaaaaatgtaaaaaatcacACACCCCGTCATGAACTATTGGCAAACGCAACATTGATTTGCCATACTTTTTTCCTCTTATGTGATTGGTCCGTCTGTACAAACAGGCTTGTGAGAATGCACATGAGACTAAATGATGTGTTAAGGTGTGCAGTGTGGCGGACCACTGGCTCAGACATTTTCAGCAAACAGCACTGGCCGACTCGCCATCTGTTCTTTGTTTGACAAAAACAGTCGCTTCTTCACTGACCTGTCAGCGCCATGTTTGCGCAGCACGGTGTGACTCAAATTCCCGAGAGAAGTAAAAAGAAACAATGACAGCTCAGTCCCATTTCAGACTGTGGAATAGCTATGTTGGTCCACACACGACGTGGTGCTTGTACAAATAAAGGATGTAGATGCCTCCAGTTTTTGTACCCATTACCTGCTGgactgcctctctgtgtgactATCAAAGTGATTTCTCTTTGCAGATGAGTAGTTTTACAGCCTGTTGTGAAATACTGGTGTTTCTCACTGCTTGGTTTTGCTTTGGCACCAGTAAGGTTTGGGATAAGATCGCTGTTTGCTTAAGAATAACTGGCGTCACAGTGTTAGCTACATCTGTTAAAGCCACAATTTTCATTTTCCAAAGTTGCCAGGATAAATATTTTGCTGTGTCACTGGGCTGAACATCATGTTGTGCCTGGATAAACTAAAAAAGGTGGAATCTTTGCCAGAGGTTTACATTTAGGATCAGAACAAATCCATCTTCCGTGTTTGCCTTTCGAAGCAAAGATGGAAAAAATGGCTCTGTTTCACCATGTTTAATTATAAAACGTGTCTTCCACATGTGAAACGCTAACTCGTGTTATCTTCTCATGAACACTCCCTGCTGAGTTTTCCAAGACTTCACAGCCTGTGGTTGGTTTGAGACTCCTCCCAGAGATGCTAAGTGCAGCTGCTGGCTCACTGTTGGCAGAGCCGGTCACCTTTAGAGGACCTGCTATCCAACAGTGGCGATGGCTGAATAAATAGTTGCATAATGGTAGGCCGCAGACGGAGGAAAGCACTATTTCCAGGACAGGCCGCAGTCTGCCACAGTGCCACATCATCAAGTTACACCCACATGGTCTGCACAGGGAAAGCTTAAAGCTTATTTGCATAGCTGCAGCGGTGGCCCCACAACAGAGCTCATAAACGTATTTACACAACCCAGTGACAGGATGTATAGTTTGTATATTTCCATAAGGATACTCACTGTAACCGCACAGcgttttcattgttttcaggCTGGTTTTAACACCAGTGATAATGGATGTGACTGATGTGAGTCTGTTCTTCTATAGCAGCTAAGACTGTAATCTGTGGTGCTGATGACTCATTCTTTTTGTATCTTGGATCCAGGAGGTCAAAAGTTTAACATAAGTTTAACATAACAATCTTTTCTGAGGTACAAACTTTTCTGACTGGGGCTGAAAAATACACTCATGCAGCTGTCATGTGCAATGTTAAGGTGCTGTAGTGATGTAGGCAATAATAGCAATCCAGTCTGAGTGTTGCAACATACTAATTGCCTCACATCTAAGAAAAGCATCTGGTACCCCATGGCAACTCCCCCTTTCTTTCCTGGCCAGTAATCCAGCTCTGTTTATTGTGCGCATTAATGAGGTAAAGGGGATTATGTTTTAAAGCCCACGGCCACAAACCGCAGCGTAGGAAAAGCTGTCCCCTTGTGATCAATGACAGCAGTGCCTCCGATTCCCGAGCAAACCATCGGAGCACCTGGTGCACTTAGTTAATGGTCTTAGAACAATAAATATGTGCCCAGGAACAAGCTGTGCGTTTTAGTTGGGCCAACATCACCTGCAGCTGGAACAATGCCTGACCTCCCTGCAGTCTAACCAGTCATACAAACCCTCACACAGGCCTGGACTTAAAGGCTCTGCATCTTAAGTTGGTCCATGTCCACATCAGACATCTGATGTTCTTTATTatgaaagaaaatattaaagtattctgatttaATTTCAAGAAGACAGACAGTGAAGGAGACCTTTGTGTTTGGCAGGAAATCAAAGACATCCAGGCTTCTGGTTTCAGATGTGTTGCAATATCCCAAGTTTATGGCTTCCAGACACAATTGCATTTGACTGATAATTTCATAGGACCTAACAGTTAAATCAAAGGTGAAGCCAGTACCTGTAGAGCAGCCgtgtttccttttcttctctATTAATGACAACGAGCTGTATTAATTGTTTTAGGATGTCAAATCTGGGCTGAAGTCTCTGAGCAGATTTCAGCTGCCATGGCCTCCCTGCAAGTCACAGTGTAATCTTAAATTCCCTAAGTCTCATGGAGGGTAAACGAAACATAAACCCAACCCTAACCCTTCAGATTTAAACCCACTATGTTTCAAATGTACACGTTTACAGATGTTTCAAAGGGAATCCGCCATCCGAGGATGAGGAGCGAAAACTGACAGAACAGAAATCTCTGTCTCAATGAAACGAGCTGGGCACTTCCGGCTTTATAACCCTGGGCTGTAATTTGTATTGTATAAGCCTTTTTGGCCTCTGAATAAACTCTGTGCAGCCAGTGAATTACATGAACTGATAGATGCCAAGTTATAGTTCACAAACCACATAATTGTGATGGATGTAGACAAGACACTCGTGATCAAAAAGGTGGTTTCTCTTCCCTCGGAAGCTGCCTTTATTTTCCAAATGCCTTTTTGAGGAACACTTAAACCACAGACTGATCCTCTTACATGCATGTCTTCTACTCTTACATGACGTACAGTGCATTCATGTGCAGCGGCGTGGCTCTCTGTGTGAGCAGAAACCTGCTCTTTAAGGATGCGAACGTTGGAATTTAGGTCTTAGACATTAATCCACAGCGGAATTCCTTCCTGCAACCTTCTCAACTTCAGCCTGTGTTTGTGCAGATTTACCTTGAGATGCTTGTACTCTACACATACTCCACACCAGCTCTGAGCAAATTCAGTGTTTACAACAGGCTACAAATCAAAGTATAAGAAGAAGCCTGGGTTGAGGTACTAAATTTGTAACCATCCCAGAGGAATAAAGGTGGTTTAAAGAGATGTTAATGCTCAGAATCGAAACATCGAATCTATGGACCCCAAACCAAGAAACAGCAGAAAGGCTCGGGCCATGCTCTGTGAGATGACTCGAGTGTTTTTCTCTGATAGTCATGTTGGTGCTAGGTGAAAACGCGACTTTATTCGGCCCTGAAATGTTCAGAGAAACTTGCAGCCCAACTTATGCACACAGGCTGATCCAGACAAAGCCGGGGCCAAGTGAGTCCATCTAACAAAAGCCTGACCGCAAACCAGCTTCAAAGTCTTCAGTCTGCATCAATGAGCCGCTTCCCACTTCCAGAATCTGGACGTAAAGCCACTTCTCTCCTAAAGCCATGTTTAACTTGTCTGGCTGCAGACTATTTTCAACTACAAAAAAAGATGTTATGTAAAATGATAATGAAGGGTATGTGTTGCCTCTCTTATGCTTAACAAACAATTTCTCCTCGTTTGGAAAGCGCCTGCTTGGCATTGTTACAACATCTTTTTGTGTCCATATcaggacacagagagacaataTGGACACAAACACAGGACATGGAAGGAATGACAGACATCTGAGCTCAGACACACTCAAGAGTCCAACAGACACAAAAATGTGAAGTGGTCGAGTCTGTTATTATCATGCTGTCAGCTGGTGACAGTAACCGAACAGGATGCGCCCCGTGGAGTTAAGAGGGTGTCGTTTATAAGGTGATGTGCAAAGTGAGAGAAGTCGAGGTCTGTGAGGCAGGGTGGGTGTCAGAAACCAACTTAATATCCACTCTGGCAAAATACCACCTACAGCACAACAGAGCCCAGATGCTTTCCTTTCACCTGCCCGTCTCTGGAAGTGGTCAACAACAGCTCAAACGTACTTCATAGTACTTGCAGTACTCAGCTGCAGACACTCGGGGAGTCCATTTATCTCACATAATCTAAAAGAAAGAAGTCATGAGGAAATGTGACGACTTTGTTTGGTGACGACTCCTGTTCTTGTTTTCTTATCAGCTTTTTTAAGACAATACCAGCCAAACAAGATCGAATTAACTACACAGAGCTGGAACTGCAGCCTTTAACATTTGTAATGGGGGAGAGGACTGAAGGGGGGATTACAGAGCCGGGCAGGTGCTGTGCAAACAGAGCTGCCCCTTCTTTTCGATTTCAGCAGCAGGTGTTTGTCGAGATGACAGAGACGGCCACAGGAGTGCTTTCCACCTGGAGCAAAGTTCCACCCTCGGATCCTCTTACACTGGATTAGATTTCACATTATGAGAAACAGCAGCTTTCAGTTTCACAGCTTCTTCCACAGCGCTCGCCTTAAAACAGCAGAATCAGCGCTGGCACAGAGTTACGGCTCCACAGCCAACCAGAAGAGGTCGCCCTTCGCTGTACCTCATCCACATCCTCAACTATGCAACCCGGCACACTGATTGCCACTATGACTGAGCTCCCTCGCCTCGGACTGGGTGGACTGCAGTGTGCGTTTGTGCGTGTTGACCGGTTATTAATCACGTCTGTTTGCTGCCTCATGTCTAATGAAATCCTGCTCTGACACCAAAAGAGTGGAAAAGTACAGGTGCCATTCATTCCCTCACAATAACCTTTACAAAGACCCGTGATGGTATTTACGACTGGGCTATTCAGAATAACAAACTGGTTTTCCCACCTTTGGAAATGACATTTTCCCTGCTCGATGTCAGGGAgaccaaaccaaacaaaagccCATATGTCAACGGTTCATCATGTGACACTAAGACGTAAGGCAACAAGGCGAAGAAGAAATGAGCCAGGACTAAGTCAAAGTTTGGGGATTTAGAAAAACATCTGAATTGTTTATAGAAAACAAGCTGAGAGCAACTCTGGGCTCAGTTAACTCACTTTACTCATGTTTCAGTGGTAGGGTTAAATGTAGGTTAAAGGTCACCTATAGCTGAGATGTGATTTCTTATATCTCATCATATGCCTCATAACCTCTTACTGCAAAGATCATTTAGCCTTCTATAAAACACTAAAACTCCAAACTTACACAGGTCTGTGGATTTTTCTGTGCTTTGACTTTCTGAGATACACCGTGTGTGGATGTGGAACAGCAAAGATAAAGCCACAGCCTTTGACCTTGAAGTGTACACTATCTATTGTCAGGCTGACACAGCGACTCACGTTTACACACACTAACCCTCGTGACTTGTTCACCTACAGGCAAAATGATTCAACGTTTCGGAGTGTGCGTCAGACTCACCGAAGAGTAAATATcagtgtgttttctttattttgaactttAAAGCAAGTTAGAAAAAAGTTACCAAAGAGAATAAAACGCTAATGTCgaataaaaacagtgaaaagcaTTTGAACTAAACGACATTACTGATGGGGAAAAGTCGGGATGTAACGACGCTGCAGCCAATTAAAACGTGTTAACAAGGTTGATATCGTGCTTTCTGCCCGATACAGTGCAGCTGTAAACAGTAAGATTTCACTGACATGCAGCGGCTCCAGCTGCGTTTACGTTCTTCAGTCCTATCAGACAGTCCAGAGTTGCTCTATAGGCGCACTAAAGTAGCACTAATACGGCAGTGCTGGCAGTACAGCGATGGTAGTCAGAGTAGCAGTGCAGTACAGCGGTGTGTCCTACCTGTTCCTGCCGGGTCGCTGCTCAGCCGGCAAAGCCTGCTGGAGGGAAAGCAGGCTGATGCAATACACAGTCAGCGGGAAAAAGAACCGCATCTCCGGGCCGACTTCAACTATACACCCTCTTTCTGGGTAGGAGGGGGCGAAGTCACGGACTGGGTGAAGGTTAAATCCCAGgagtgggaggaaaaaaataaataaataaataaaagtgtgaTAATGTGTCCAAGATAGGCGGATTGGAGATTGCAGATGAAACCTTTAGGGGGGAAAGTAGAGTAAATAATGGGTCAATCTGCTGCTAATACCAccaatatatattttaaaaaagcacgATAGTGGAAAGTATGAACATCTACTTCATAGCACCCAGTCAAACTAATGCACCATGAGGAAATTTACATTATGCtaaaaaaatgtccaaaaactgcaaactataaatCCATAAAGTCACTGTGAAGTCCTGCctgttgttttatatttgtttttttattttccataaaATAAGCAAAGACTAGTCTCACCTTTTAGGCAATTAGAGCTCAGAGGGAGGATTTAGTTCCCACGAATCCAAACGTGCTGGTCAAGATCAAGTTCTCCAGTTCTCTGAGCTCCGGGTGACATTGTGGATTTAAATACTGAGAAGGCGGAGTTCACTGCCTCTGGTGGGCAATTTTCAGAAAGGTGCTGGGAGGGTATAATATGCTAAACTCGGGAAATCCAGCGTTGATATGGTACACAAACCCATCCCACTGCTAAGCCTTTATAAACGAAAATCTCAAGAAAAGCTCGCTTGTATTTGAAACAGTCCCAGTTCTCATGTCCTTCTATAAAAGATGCTACTGGATGTTCTGTAATGGCAAAGAGAGGCTTGACAGTAATGTCACTTACAGCTTTAAGTTAAAGGTCCTATAAACTGAAAACTATAAAGTTTTTGTGTTTAACACCTGCTTTCAGTACTTTAAAGCTAAAACTGGCACCGTGAACTTTGACTTAATGTACAGCTGTGAGCTAACAAGTAACCAGCACCAGACTAACACCTCGTTATACCATCACCCAGAACTTCATGCTATCATAATCCAACATGTGCATACGCAGGAAAATGCCTCACATTTGCATGAATTTCTCAAGCAGTCAAGCCCTCATCCTACATCTTATCAGCGCCCTCAGTGATagtgtgtgaagtgtgtgtgaAACAGATAGAAAGAGATGCGGGAATCTTCACAGACTCTCCCCCTCGCTGGTAAGTCAAGCTATCGTGAAGCGGCACTAACACATTTTCCAGACGTGAATATTTCCTTCACATTTTATTGCTGCTGGTGTCTGTTCCTGGTAGGAAGCACGCGTGGTTTTATTTGGGTTATTC belongs to Oreochromis niloticus isolate F11D_XX linkage group LG17, O_niloticus_UMD_NMBU, whole genome shotgun sequence and includes:
- the adm2a gene encoding protein ADM2a, encoding MRFFFPLTVYCISLLSLQQALPAEQRPGRNRLDVLNKLIGQKDDNAPAAESQTISTVPSSAPSRSPNRLPGFMKQPLASGARTASLALAWARSTEALQVERRAPRARRHAHSRGGHNNHHPKLMRVGCVLGTCQVQNLSHRLYQLIGQSGREDSSPINPRSPHSFG